A segment of the Nitrosospira briensis C-128 genome:
CGCTCCCACCAAAGAACCGGGAGAAAGCCACTTCTTCACCGTGATGACCGAATGACCGCCAGGTGGAAAACTATATTTACTCAGAGTGACACGTATTGCGTGCCTGCGGCAATATAAGCAGTGCGCACGGAACACCCGTTTCGCATCAATGCATGAAAAATTGTGGTTGAGCCCCCTTACTCCTTCGGTTTTTCGACTTCGCTGCCTAATAATATCGATTTCAGTCCGAGAAAACGCGTGGGCTCTTCCGGTATGGGCTCCGGGCTTATTCTCATCAGCTCTCCTTCCAGTTGAGTGACACGCCGCTCCAGTGCGGCTTTGTCATCTTCCAGTTTATTGACCCGGCGGCGTAGTTGCGAACCTTTCCAGACATTCTTGATTATGCCCGGCCAGGATACCAATAGCGCAATAACGGCGCCGATGCCGATTGCCAGCAGCAATACCATGGCTAGAGAGCTATCGAAGGTCCATAAACCCAGGGTGACCGTCACCGATGTACTGTTCTGCAGAGCAAACGCCACAGCAGCGATGGCGGCGGCAATACCGACTATTAACAAAAGCTGCATGACTGTCTCCTTTGCTATTAATTTTTTACGAAAGGAAGCACCTTCGCAGACAACATTAGTATGCACTCAGTCGTAAACGGCCGAAAGGGGTGATGGGATAAGGGATTCAACCACTAACAGGTCGGTAAAGTAATAACTGCCCAATAATTGATGGGTTTATTATCTCGTGAGAGCATAAATCGTCAAAGAGCAGGATTTTCGGATTTAGAAATAAAAATCC
Coding sequences within it:
- a CDS encoding LapA family protein encodes the protein MQLLLIVGIAAAIAAVAFALQNSTSVTVTLGLWTFDSSLAMVLLLAIGIGAVIALLVSWPGIIKNVWKGSQLRRRVNKLEDDKAALERRVTQLEGELMRISPEPIPEEPTRFLGLKSILLGSEVEKPKE